In Pectobacterium aroidearum, the following are encoded in one genomic region:
- the iolD gene encoding 3D-(3,5/4)-trihydroxycyclohexane-1,2-dione acylhydrolase (decyclizing) has product MDTCRITMAQALVRFLNQQYISVDGEESPFVQGVMTIFGHGNVLGIGQALEQEANRLTVHQGCNEQGMAHIAVGFAKQHKRRKIYAVTSSVGPGAANMVTAAATATANRIPVLLLPGDLFACRQPDPVLQQVEQYHDLSISTNDCFKPVSRYWDRINRPEQLMSALINAMRVLTDPADTGAVTLCLPQDVQAEVWDYPTSFFRKRVHHLERRPPDAARLEEAAALIARKRRPMLICGGGVRYSGAHDALAQFAEQFAIPFGETQAGKGVIVSSHPLNCGGIGVTGGLAANRLAQEADLVIGVGTRLTDFTTGSKSLFQNPNVEFLLLNVAEFDALKLDALPLIADARVGLQALAERLATASYRSGWQQAVEQARAEWERELQRLFTVQDKGELVPEVVDGLEDKLDEYRQTLNTHLTQTRVLGILNDELEDNAVVVGAAGSLPGDLQRVWQVKTPDSYHLEYGYSCMGYEIAAAIGARLAVPQQPVYAMVGDGSYLMLHTELQTAVQEGIKITVLLFDNAGFGCINNLQMSQGMGSFCTENRYRDAESGQLRGALIPVDFAKNAESYGCKAWRVHDEASLRQALVESRQHTGPVLLDIKVLPKTMTHGYESWWRTGTAQVADNPEIETAANNVKAALSRARQY; this is encoded by the coding sequence ATGGATACGTGTCGCATCACCATGGCGCAAGCGCTGGTCCGTTTTCTCAACCAGCAATACATCAGCGTAGACGGTGAAGAATCCCCTTTTGTGCAGGGCGTCATGACCATTTTTGGTCACGGTAATGTGTTGGGCATCGGTCAGGCGCTGGAGCAGGAGGCGAACCGCCTCACTGTGCATCAAGGGTGCAACGAACAGGGAATGGCGCACATCGCCGTTGGGTTCGCTAAACAGCACAAGCGGCGGAAAATTTATGCGGTGACCTCGTCGGTGGGGCCGGGGGCGGCAAATATGGTGACCGCCGCGGCGACCGCGACCGCCAACCGTATTCCGGTGCTGCTGTTGCCCGGCGATCTCTTCGCCTGCCGCCAGCCGGATCCGGTGTTGCAGCAGGTCGAGCAATATCACGATCTGTCGATCAGCACCAATGACTGCTTTAAACCGGTTTCTCGCTACTGGGATCGCATTAATCGCCCTGAGCAACTGATGAGTGCGCTGATTAACGCCATGCGCGTGCTGACCGATCCGGCCGATACCGGCGCGGTAACGCTGTGTTTACCGCAGGATGTGCAGGCGGAAGTCTGGGATTATCCGACATCGTTCTTCCGCAAGCGTGTCCATCACCTCGAACGTCGCCCGCCAGATGCGGCACGGCTGGAGGAAGCGGCAGCGCTGATTGCCAGAAAGCGCCGCCCGATGCTGATTTGCGGCGGTGGCGTTCGTTATTCCGGCGCACATGATGCGCTGGCTCAGTTTGCCGAGCAGTTTGCGATTCCGTTTGGTGAAACGCAGGCGGGCAAAGGTGTGATTGTTTCCTCACATCCGCTGAACTGCGGTGGTATCGGTGTGACCGGCGGGCTGGCGGCGAATCGGCTGGCGCAAGAAGCGGATCTGGTGATTGGCGTCGGGACGCGTTTAACCGATTTTACCACCGGTTCCAAGTCGCTGTTTCAGAACCCGAACGTAGAATTTTTACTGCTTAACGTTGCCGAATTTGATGCGCTAAAACTGGATGCGCTGCCCCTGATTGCCGACGCGCGCGTCGGGCTACAAGCGCTGGCCGAACGGCTGGCGACGGCGTCCTATCGTAGCGGCTGGCAGCAGGCTGTCGAACAGGCGCGTGCGGAATGGGAACGCGAGCTACAGCGGCTGTTTACCGTGCAGGATAAAGGTGAACTGGTGCCGGAAGTGGTGGATGGTCTGGAAGACAAGCTGGATGAATATCGCCAGACGTTGAATACCCACCTGACGCAAACGCGCGTACTGGGGATCCTGAATGATGAACTGGAGGATAACGCGGTTGTCGTTGGCGCGGCAGGGTCGTTACCGGGCGATCTACAGCGCGTGTGGCAGGTGAAAACGCCGGACAGCTATCATCTGGAATATGGTTACTCCTGCATGGGGTACGAGATTGCGGCGGCAATTGGCGCGCGGCTTGCGGTGCCGCAACAGCCCGTCTATGCGATGGTTGGTGACGGCTCCTACTTGATGCTCCACACCGAACTGCAAACGGCGGTACAGGAAGGCATTAAAATCACCGTGCTGCTGTTCGACAACGCGGGCTTCGGCTGTATCAACAACCTGCAAATGAGTCAGGGAATGGGGAGCTTCTGTACGGAAAACCGCTACCGCGATGCGGAATCGGGGCAGCTGCGCGGTGCACTTATTCCGGTCGATTTCGCCAAGAACGCGGAAAGCTACGGCTGTAAAGCGTGGCGAGTGCATGACGAAGCCTCGCTTAGACAGGCGCTGGTGGAATCACGCCAGCATACAGGACCGGTGCTGCTTGATATCAAAGTGCTGCCGAAGACCATGACGCACGGCTATGAATCCTGGTGGCGCACTGGCACGGCGCAGGTTGCGGATAATCCAGAGATTGAGACGGCAGCCAATAACGTGAAAGCTGCGCTCTCCCGCGCA